Proteins encoded by one window of Cyanobium sp. NS01:
- a CDS encoding pentapeptide repeat-containing protein, with amino-acid sequence MAPSPGARSLPSTLGELRAALVAGVRELGGLQLAELDAHDLDLSHCNLSRGCFKEARFGRASLRQARVEGCCFQRALIWGADLSGLRAAQSFWQEADLSGSRLQAADFSAAQLHRCCLRGVVAAGSCWAQARLVEADFRSGLDQLTDLGQADFHGADLCFGLLQGANLHAANLRGCSLYGASLAGADLRQADLRGCDLRDTDLAGAQLEGAQLDGALLPCHLTA; translated from the coding sequence ATGGCACCGAGCCCCGGCGCCAGGTCCCTGCCGAGCACGCTGGGCGAGCTGCGCGCGGCCCTGGTGGCCGGCGTGCGCGAGCTCGGCGGCCTGCAGCTGGCTGAGCTGGATGCCCACGACCTCGACCTCTCCCACTGCAACCTGAGCCGTGGTTGCTTCAAGGAGGCCCGCTTCGGCCGCGCCAGCCTCCGCCAGGCGCGTGTGGAGGGCTGCTGCTTCCAGCGGGCCCTGATCTGGGGCGCCGACCTCTCCGGTCTCAGGGCGGCCCAGTCCTTCTGGCAGGAGGCCGACCTCTCCGGCTCCCGGCTTCAGGCCGCCGATTTCTCGGCGGCCCAGTTGCACCGCTGCTGCCTGCGCGGGGTGGTGGCCGCCGGCAGCTGCTGGGCCCAGGCCAGGCTGGTGGAGGCCGACTTCCGCTCCGGTCTCGACCAGCTCACCGACCTGGGCCAGGCCGATTTCCACGGCGCCGACCTCTGCTTTGGACTGCTGCAGGGGGCCAACCTGCATGCCGCCAACCTGCGGGGCTGCAGCCTTTATGGCGCCAGCCTGGCCGGCGCCGACCTGCGCCAGGCGGACCTGCGTGGCTGTGACCTGCGGGACACTGACCTGGCGGGGGCCCAGCTGGAGGGCGCTCAGCTCGATGGTGCCCTGCTGCCGTGCCATCTCACGGCCTAG
- a CDS encoding metalloregulator ArsR/SmtB family transcription factor, with translation MDHLADYFKVFSEPNRLAVLEALRAGPLNVTAVVEATGLSQALVSKHLKLLTIAGVVQRRPEGALVYYAVIDAAVFQLMAEAQRLLLESRRQQLNALAAIL, from the coding sequence ATGGACCACCTGGCCGACTACTTCAAAGTGTTTTCCGAGCCCAACCGCCTGGCGGTGCTCGAGGCCTTGCGGGCCGGCCCGCTCAACGTCACCGCCGTGGTGGAGGCCACCGGCCTCAGCCAGGCGCTGGTGTCGAAGCACCTGAAGCTGCTCACCATCGCCGGCGTGGTGCAACGCCGCCCCGAGGGCGCCCTGGTGTATTACGCCGTGATCGATGCGGCCGTGTTCCAGCTGATGGCCGAGGCCCAGCGCCTGCTGCTGGAATCCCGGCGTCAGCAGCTCAACGCCCTGGCCGCCATCCTCTGA
- the acsF gene encoding magnesium-protoporphyrin IX monomethyl ester (oxidative) cyclase: protein MTTAPATAAAGSAPHLREDLLTPRFYTTEIGKAARTDLDPQRASFEAMLQEMETDYNRDHFDRRAGLGRLSSLSETEQTAYESYLVRSCVSEFSGFLLFKELSRQLQRAQRPELSRLFSLMARDEARHAGFLNRALVAEGIEIDLPAMGGKRPITWFPLNWVLYSVYLSEKIGYWRYILIDRHLKLHPENSFAPLFDFFEPWCQDENRHGDIFNMLIRCWPGLNSGWHGRLLSRFFLWSVFLTHSLTVCERGDFYQLLGLDPNQFDAEVMRQTNRTARRAFPVVFDLEESAFLALRDRLVTTFRELRQARNRPLRRLVLQGRFATLLLRQFCQPMVAAGSAPA, encoded by the coding sequence ATGACCACAGCCCCCGCCACGGCGGCAGCCGGCTCCGCTCCGCACCTGCGCGAAGACCTGCTGACGCCGCGCTTCTACACCACGGAAATCGGCAAGGCCGCCCGCACCGACCTGGACCCTCAGCGGGCGTCGTTCGAGGCGATGCTCCAGGAGATGGAAACGGACTACAACCGCGACCACTTCGATCGTCGGGCTGGCCTGGGCCGGCTCTCCAGCCTCAGCGAGACTGAACAAACGGCCTACGAGAGCTATCTGGTGCGCTCCTGCGTGTCGGAGTTCTCCGGCTTCCTGCTGTTCAAGGAGCTCTCCCGCCAGTTACAGCGTGCCCAGCGCCCGGAGCTCAGCCGCCTGTTCAGCCTGATGGCCCGCGATGAGGCCCGCCACGCCGGCTTTCTCAACCGGGCCCTGGTGGCGGAGGGGATCGAGATCGACCTGCCGGCCATGGGCGGCAAGCGCCCGATCACCTGGTTCCCCCTCAACTGGGTGCTCTATTCGGTGTACCTCTCCGAGAAGATCGGCTATTGGCGTTACATCCTGATCGATCGGCACCTCAAGCTCCATCCGGAGAATTCGTTCGCGCCGCTGTTTGATTTCTTCGAGCCCTGGTGTCAGGACGAAAACCGCCATGGCGACATCTTCAACATGCTGATCCGCTGCTGGCCCGGGCTCAACAGCGGCTGGCACGGGCGCCTGCTGAGCCGCTTCTTCCTCTGGAGCGTGTTTCTCACCCACAGCCTCACCGTGTGTGAGCGCGGCGACTTCTACCAGCTGCTGGGCCTCGATCCCAACCAGTTCGACGCCGAGGTGATGCGGCAGACCAACCGCACCGCCCGCCGGGCCTTTCCGGTGGTGTTTGATCTGGAGGAGAGCGCGTTCCTGGCCCTGCGTGATCGCCTGGTGACCACCTTTCGGGAGCTGCGCCAGGCCAGGAACAGGCCTCTGCGCCGCCTGGTGCTGCAGGGACGCTTCGCCACGCTGCTGCTGCGCCAGTTCTGCCAGCCGATGGTGGCTGCGGGCTCGGCCCCGGCGTGA
- a CDS encoding biliverdin-producing heme oxygenase produces MSTTHPASISDHASAEDARRRRQLGPRVRKLHARIGKAHHRAEGMHFSRALLAGEAHPLQLAALLRALAPAYALLEQNAPALAAALGATELPWPDLARSTALAHDLALLNHLPATPPSAAAAIWLEQLRSLAAQAPHRLMAHVYVRYGGDLSGGQQLAEQARAILRRHGLSDVSFWAFGRDIPSLKQALHDGIEALTLTPQQEEELLEEAELAFHATQRLLAELGDLAPTPLPA; encoded by the coding sequence ATGTCCACCACCCATCCCGCCTCCATTTCCGACCACGCCAGCGCTGAGGACGCCCGGCGGCGGCGGCAGCTCGGCCCCCGGGTCCGCAAGCTGCACGCCCGCATCGGCAAGGCCCACCACCGCGCCGAGGGGATGCACTTCTCGCGGGCCCTGCTGGCCGGGGAAGCCCATCCCCTGCAGCTGGCCGCCCTGCTGCGGGCCCTGGCTCCCGCCTACGCCCTGCTGGAGCAGAACGCGCCGGCCCTCGCCGCAGCCCTGGGGGCCACCGAGCTGCCCTGGCCGGACCTGGCCCGCTCCACCGCCCTGGCCCACGACCTGGCCCTGCTGAACCACCTGCCGGCCACCCCCCCCTCAGCGGCGGCCGCCATCTGGCTGGAGCAGTTGCGCTCGCTGGCAGCCCAGGCTCCCCACCGGCTGATGGCCCACGTCTATGTGCGCTACGGCGGCGACCTTTCCGGCGGCCAGCAACTGGCCGAGCAGGCCAGGGCGATCCTCAGGCGCCATGGGCTCAGCGATGTGAGTTTCTGGGCCTTTGGGCGCGACATCCCCTCCCTCAAGCAGGCCCTGCACGACGGCATCGAAGCCCTCACGCTGACCCCGCAGCAGGAGGAGGAGCTGCTGGAGGAGGCGGAGCTGGCCTTCCACGCCACCCAGCGGCTGCTGGCGGAGCTGGGCGACCTGGCGCCCACTCCCCTGCCCGCCTGA
- the hemN gene encoding oxygen-independent coproporphyrinogen III oxidase: protein MPPVASPLSPVELLLKYDQPVPRYTSYPTAAAFSGAVGEGELKAQLAQPSGAALSLYVHVPFCRHACWYCGCNRVTTQLGSRVVEPYLASLARELELISAVLPQRRRLAQLHWGGGTPNYLNCQETAKLWALIERHFDLEPELEASIEVNPEFLSRDAVLQLRQLGFNRLSFGIQDADPRVQQAVNRVVPVEQLRRVMGWLREAAFASVNVDLICGLPLQTPERFRHTLDLVQELHPDRISLFSFAYLPQQLPLQRRIAAADLPTARDRITMLEDAQQQLGGSGYEAIGMDHYALAGDSLARAARQGRLHRNFQGYTTGGELELLGVGPTAISQFPHLFSQNLRDLKQWAAALEQGRLPVERGLEVREPEVLERRELIRQVMCCFAVEMDLQRFGAEWQRLQALERDGLVQLQQSGGRGQAQVTTQGRWLIRSIAAVFDPQQSRRASGSRLL, encoded by the coding sequence ATGCCACCCGTCGCCTCCCCGCTCAGCCCGGTTGAGCTGCTGCTCAAGTACGACCAGCCCGTGCCGCGCTACACGAGCTACCCCACGGCAGCAGCCTTCAGCGGCGCCGTCGGGGAGGGCGAGCTCAAGGCCCAGTTGGCCCAGCCCAGCGGGGCAGCGCTGTCGCTGTATGTGCACGTGCCCTTCTGCCGCCATGCCTGCTGGTACTGCGGCTGCAACCGGGTCACCACCCAGCTGGGCTCCAGGGTGGTGGAGCCCTACCTGGCCTCCCTGGCCCGGGAGCTGGAGCTGATCAGCGCCGTGCTGCCCCAGCGGCGGCGGCTGGCCCAGCTGCACTGGGGGGGCGGCACACCCAACTACCTCAACTGCCAGGAAACGGCCAAGCTGTGGGCCCTGATCGAGCGGCACTTCGATCTGGAGCCGGAGCTGGAGGCCTCCATCGAGGTGAACCCAGAATTCCTCAGCCGCGATGCCGTGCTGCAGCTGCGGCAGCTGGGCTTCAACCGCCTCAGCTTCGGCATCCAGGATGCCGACCCCCGCGTGCAGCAGGCCGTGAACCGGGTGGTGCCGGTGGAGCAGCTGCGCCGGGTGATGGGCTGGCTGCGGGAGGCCGCCTTCGCCAGCGTGAATGTGGATCTGATCTGTGGCCTGCCGCTGCAGACCCCCGAGCGCTTCCGCCACACCCTGGACCTCGTGCAGGAGCTGCATCCGGATCGCATCTCGCTGTTCTCCTTCGCCTATCTGCCCCAGCAGCTGCCGCTGCAGCGCAGGATTGCCGCGGCCGATCTGCCCACGGCCCGCGATCGGATCACCATGCTCGAAGACGCCCAGCAGCAGCTCGGCGGCAGCGGCTACGAGGCGATCGGCATGGACCACTACGCCCTGGCCGGCGACAGCCTGGCCCGGGCTGCGCGGCAGGGCCGCCTGCATCGCAACTTCCAGGGCTACACCACCGGCGGCGAGCTGGAGCTGCTGGGGGTGGGACCCACGGCCATCAGCCAGTTCCCCCATCTGTTCTCCCAGAACCTGCGCGATCTCAAGCAGTGGGCGGCGGCCCTGGAGCAGGGCCGGCTGCCGGTGGAGCGGGGTCTGGAGGTGCGGGAGCCGGAGGTGCTGGAGCGGCGCGAGCTGATCCGCCAGGTGATGTGCTGCTTCGCGGTGGAGATGGATCTGCAGCGCTTCGGCGCTGAATGGCAGCGGCTGCAGGCCCTGGAGCGGGATGGTCTGGTGCAGCTGCAGCAGAGCGGCGGCCGCGGCCAGGCGCAGGTGACGACCCAGGGCCGCTGGTTGATCCGCAGCATCGCCGCCGTGTTCGATCCGCAGCAAAGCCGCCGGGCCAGCGGCTCACGGCTGCTCTGA
- the glmM gene encoding phosphoglucosamine mutase, with protein MADTAPHPLGQPLGDAVAGFGTDGIRGHVGTLVTPALALQLGYWAGQVLPPEGPVVMGMDSRRSGPMLTAALTAGLTAAGRSVWQLGLCPTPAVPGEIRRAGAAGGVMVSASHNPPHDNGIKLFGASGAKISAAQQSAIEAGLAGEAPPVGFSGSGTVLQRADLMADYRQSLLDSVEGRRLDGCRIVLDLCHGSATACGEDVFRALGAEVTVLHGEPDGSRINVNCGSTHLEPLRQAVLAQGASMGFGFDGDADRMLAVDGRGRTVDGDQVLYLWGSALLGNGLLPQQRIVATVMSNLGFERAWQAKGGVLERTPVGDQHVHRAMEELGAGLGGEQSGHILSARHGMSGDGLLTALQVATLLHGEGRSLADWLDASFQPYPQRLVNVTVPDRRRRQQWQLCEPLRQAVEQAESAMAGQGRVLVRASGTEPLLRVMVEASEPAAVAHWAERLAGLAAQHLNPA; from the coding sequence ATGGCCGACACGGCTCCCCATCCGCTGGGTCAACCCCTTGGCGACGCGGTGGCCGGATTCGGCACGGACGGCATCCGAGGCCATGTCGGCACCCTGGTGACACCGGCTCTGGCCCTGCAGCTGGGCTACTGGGCCGGCCAGGTTCTTCCCCCTGAAGGGCCGGTGGTGATGGGCATGGACAGCCGCCGCAGCGGGCCGATGCTCACGGCGGCCCTCACCGCTGGCCTCACCGCCGCCGGTCGCAGTGTCTGGCAGCTTGGCCTCTGCCCCACACCGGCGGTGCCCGGGGAGATCCGTCGGGCCGGTGCCGCCGGCGGGGTGATGGTGTCAGCCAGCCATAACCCTCCCCACGACAACGGCATCAAGTTGTTCGGGGCCTCAGGCGCCAAGATCAGCGCTGCCCAGCAGAGCGCCATCGAGGCTGGCCTGGCGGGCGAAGCCCCGCCCGTCGGTTTCAGCGGCAGCGGCACCGTTCTGCAGCGGGCCGACCTGATGGCCGACTACCGCCAGAGCCTGCTGGACAGCGTGGAGGGCCGCCGGCTGGATGGCTGCCGGATCGTGCTCGATCTCTGCCATGGCTCGGCCACCGCCTGTGGCGAGGACGTGTTTCGGGCCCTGGGCGCCGAGGTCACCGTGCTGCACGGCGAGCCCGATGGCTCCAGGATCAACGTGAACTGCGGCAGCACCCACCTCGAGCCGTTGCGCCAGGCGGTGCTGGCCCAGGGCGCCTCCATGGGCTTCGGGTTCGATGGCGACGCCGACCGCATGCTTGCCGTTGACGGCCGCGGCCGCACCGTGGATGGTGATCAGGTTCTCTACCTGTGGGGCTCGGCCCTGCTGGGCAACGGCCTGCTGCCGCAGCAGCGGATCGTCGCCACGGTGATGTCCAACCTGGGCTTCGAGAGGGCCTGGCAGGCCAAGGGCGGCGTGCTGGAGCGCACCCCCGTGGGCGATCAGCACGTGCACCGGGCGATGGAGGAGCTCGGGGCAGGGCTGGGCGGTGAGCAGTCGGGTCACATCCTCTCGGCCCGCCACGGCATGAGCGGCGACGGCCTGCTCACCGCCCTGCAGGTGGCCACCCTGCTGCACGGCGAGGGCCGCAGCCTGGCCGACTGGCTGGACGCCAGTTTTCAGCCCTATCCCCAGCGGCTGGTCAACGTGACCGTGCCGGATCGCCGCCGCCGCCAGCAGTGGCAGCTGTGCGAACCGCTGCGCCAGGCCGTGGAGCAGGCCGAGAGTGCCATGGCCGGCCAGGGCCGGGTGCTGGTGCGCGCCAGTGGCACTGAGCCCCTGCTCAGGGTGATGGTGGAGGCCTCCGAGCCGGCCGCGGTGGCCCATTGGGCCGAGCGGCTGGCGGGCCTCGCCGCCCAGCACCTCAACCCGGCCTAG
- a CDS encoding lytic transglycosylase domain-containing protein, protein MRSLALLLSLTCLGSGAALVLGRQLLQQRAWPDPLAPAAALEAQRRFEPDPVRRREAALLLVAAEEQRQEVSLGSGAGRTDAKPAGDGQAGDPQRIAKLLRNQGWGRDPLAAVVLKRAAQSADRTGDQAGSSRLWQQLLARFSSHPASADALYRLGRDQPALRQRLLRSFPAHPAALAAALESGPAGAVHLARWGARWPGADPVIASACDPERKNPSSLSGQDRDLLARSLVSLGNLEAAERCLDGQAGSPATQLERGRLLLRSPENRDEGEALLLALAQQHPASPAAGQAAELLAESTSSSSLERLGELPAPLQESAAVEARRALVVGQTSSAVAVLQRWPRDPASWELQWRLARERLLQEDWRAAAVLLGTSALDTAALPAPVDARRRFWLALSQWQQGQRPEARAGWAALLARHPGGYYGWRASLRLGRGDIDLDPATAPPLLAPPWRPLGSGLEDLDQLWRLGQSLEAWEQWRDARAEQSLEGPERLLLEGRLRRGVGDHWTGLSQLEQANLQLRADQCPTVKQVAESLAESAFSAELNQAGRQIGVAPTLLAAVARQESRFSTAVRSPAGAVGLLQLLPETADELTSGPLAPEALEDPQRNADLGALYLSQLMARWEENPLLVTASYNAGPNAVADWLGPWLDTLPELWVEAIPFPETRIYVKKVLGNLWDVQSQKLPVCP, encoded by the coding sequence TTGCGATCCCTCGCTCTGCTGCTCTCGCTCACCTGTCTGGGCAGCGGCGCAGCCCTGGTGCTCGGGCGGCAGCTGTTGCAGCAGCGGGCCTGGCCCGATCCCCTCGCCCCGGCGGCGGCCCTGGAGGCCCAGCGGCGGTTTGAGCCCGATCCGGTGCGCCGCCGCGAGGCGGCGCTGCTGCTGGTGGCTGCCGAGGAGCAGCGCCAGGAGGTCAGCCTTGGCAGCGGGGCGGGCCGCACCGACGCCAAGCCAGCCGGAGATGGCCAGGCCGGCGACCCGCAACGGATCGCCAAGCTGCTGCGCAACCAGGGCTGGGGCCGCGATCCCCTCGCGGCCGTGGTGCTCAAGCGGGCCGCCCAGAGCGCCGACCGCACGGGCGACCAGGCCGGCAGCAGCCGTCTGTGGCAGCAGCTGCTGGCGCGCTTTTCCAGCCACCCCGCCAGCGCCGATGCCCTCTACAGGCTGGGCCGGGACCAGCCGGCCCTGCGCCAGCGCCTGCTCAGGAGCTTCCCGGCCCACCCCGCCGCCCTGGCCGCCGCCCTGGAGTCCGGGCCAGCGGGAGCCGTGCACCTGGCCCGCTGGGGAGCCCGCTGGCCCGGCGCTGACCCTGTGATCGCCTCAGCCTGCGACCCGGAGCGGAAGAACCCGTCGAGCCTCAGCGGCCAGGACCGGGACCTGCTGGCTCGCAGCCTGGTGAGCCTGGGCAACCTGGAGGCAGCCGAGCGCTGCCTGGACGGCCAGGCCGGCAGCCCGGCCACCCAGCTCGAGAGAGGACGCCTGCTGCTCCGCAGCCCTGAGAACCGTGACGAGGGCGAAGCCCTGCTGCTGGCCCTGGCCCAGCAGCACCCCGCCAGCCCCGCCGCCGGCCAGGCCGCGGAGCTGCTGGCGGAGAGCACCAGCAGCTCCAGCCTGGAGCGCCTCGGGGAGCTGCCCGCTCCCCTGCAGGAGAGCGCAGCCGTTGAGGCGCGCCGCGCCCTGGTGGTGGGACAGACCTCCTCGGCCGTGGCCGTGCTGCAGCGCTGGCCGCGGGATCCGGCGAGCTGGGAACTGCAGTGGCGGCTGGCCCGGGAGCGGCTGTTGCAGGAGGACTGGCGGGCGGCGGCGGTGCTGCTGGGCACCAGCGCCCTCGATACGGCGGCCCTGCCGGCACCCGTAGATGCCCGGCGTCGCTTCTGGCTGGCCCTGAGCCAGTGGCAGCAGGGGCAGCGTCCTGAAGCCAGAGCAGGCTGGGCGGCCTTGCTGGCCCGCCATCCCGGCGGCTATTACGGCTGGCGAGCCTCCCTGCGCCTCGGCCGCGGCGACATCGACCTCGACCCCGCCACGGCGCCGCCCCTGCTCGCCCCCCCATGGCGGCCCCTGGGCAGCGGCCTGGAGGATCTCGACCAGCTCTGGCGCCTGGGCCAGTCGCTGGAGGCCTGGGAGCAATGGCGCGACGCGCGCGCCGAACAGAGCCTGGAGGGCCCTGAGCGCCTGCTGCTGGAGGGCCGCCTGCGCCGTGGCGTCGGTGATCACTGGACAGGGCTGAGCCAGCTGGAGCAGGCCAACCTGCAGCTGCGCGCCGACCAGTGCCCCACCGTGAAACAAGTGGCTGAAAGCCTGGCGGAGAGTGCCTTCAGCGCCGAACTCAACCAGGCGGGGCGCCAGATCGGCGTGGCGCCGACCCTGCTGGCGGCGGTGGCCCGGCAGGAGTCGCGCTTCAGCACGGCGGTGCGCTCACCGGCCGGGGCCGTGGGCCTGCTGCAGCTGCTGCCTGAGACTGCCGACGAGCTGACGTCTGGGCCCCTCGCCCCAGAGGCTCTGGAAGATCCGCAGCGCAACGCCGATCTCGGGGCGCTCTATCTGAGCCAGCTGATGGCCCGCTGGGAGGAGAATCCCCTGCTGGTGACGGCCAGCTACAACGCCGGCCCCAACGCCGTGGCGGACTGGCTGGGCCCCTGGCTGGACACCCTCCCGGAGCTGTGGGTGGAGGCGATCCCCTTCCCCGAAACCCGGATCTACGTGAAGAAGGTGCTGGGCAATCTCTGGGATGTCCAGAGCCAGAAGCTGCCCGTGTGTCCCTGA
- a CDS encoding NIL domain-containing protein, giving the protein MKRRLTLHFPREAVHQPITYRLAVDFDVAAKILRAQIAPNQSGTMVVELSGDIDELEAAEVWLESQGLGLNRAPGQIAVNRDRCIDCGICSSVCPSGALGFSAPAWTLHFDAPRCLVCEQCIPSCPLEAIALVLDPL; this is encoded by the coding sequence GTGAAGCGGCGACTCACCCTCCATTTCCCCCGCGAGGCTGTGCACCAGCCGATCACCTACCGGCTGGCGGTGGATTTCGACGTGGCGGCCAAGATCCTCCGCGCCCAGATCGCTCCCAACCAGAGCGGCACCATGGTGGTGGAGCTCTCCGGTGACATCGACGAACTCGAGGCGGCCGAGGTGTGGCTGGAGAGCCAGGGGCTCGGCCTCAACCGGGCGCCCGGGCAGATCGCCGTGAACCGCGATCGCTGCATCGACTGCGGCATCTGCTCCAGTGTCTGCCCCAGCGGCGCGCTCGGCTTCAGCGCTCCGGCCTGGACCCTCCACTTCGATGCCCCCCGCTGCCTGGTCTGTGAGCAGTGCATTCCCAGCTGTCCGCTGGAGGCCATCGCCCTGGTGCTGGACCCGCTGTGA
- a CDS encoding thioredoxin domain-containing protein, with amino-acid sequence MSSSSPAQGLGQRERLVLVLVGVVLAAAVFWLRGGLKPQAPLDALARRSPELSVALANGRPTLVEFYADWCEACRAMAPAMDGLERHYRGELDLVLLNVDNPRWQPELERYAVNGIPQLELFNGAGQPVGRSIGARSAEELEALAQALTQGTNLPVLAGVGAVSPLTAAEAQQAAGDATPGTMAGPRSHG; translated from the coding sequence ATGAGCAGCTCCTCACCAGCCCAGGGCCTCGGCCAGCGCGAACGCCTGGTGCTCGTGCTGGTTGGCGTGGTGCTGGCGGCGGCGGTGTTCTGGCTGCGGGGCGGCCTGAAACCCCAGGCGCCGCTGGATGCCCTGGCCCGCCGCTCCCCCGAGCTCTCCGTGGCCCTGGCCAACGGGCGCCCCACCCTGGTGGAGTTCTACGCCGACTGGTGTGAGGCCTGCCGCGCCATGGCCCCGGCGATGGACGGCCTGGAGCGGCACTACCGCGGCGAGCTCGATCTGGTGCTCCTGAATGTGGACAACCCCCGCTGGCAGCCGGAGCTGGAGCGCTACGCGGTGAACGGCATCCCCCAGCTGGAGCTGTTCAATGGGGCCGGCCAACCGGTGGGCCGTTCGATCGGGGCCCGCAGCGCCGAGGAACTTGAGGCCCTCGCCCAGGCCCTCACCCAGGGGACGAACCTGCCGGTCCTGGCCGGGGTGGGAGCCGTGAGCCCGTTGACGGCAGCCGAGGCCCAGCAGGCCGCCGGCGATGCAACGCCTGGCACGATGGCAGGCCCGCGCAGCCACGGCTGA
- the thyX gene encoding FAD-dependent thymidylate synthase, whose protein sequence is MDPRFRVELLAATPSPQLCVYAAMHQDYSEGFVAAERAAWPDEATAGEICVKRLLAGERGHYGPLEHAQIVLNVGWFPHSVMQQARTHRVGVSFDVQSMRYTGDRITKAASGELDLEEVFYLRPLGNYSDRQGKKYAYSTEQRAIDLDLCRRAAERYAELLAAGFAEEHARGILPFDYRQHFVVSFTLRALLHFLDLRAKRDAQQEIRSLCDLIWPHLQLWAPQVAEWYELSRLHKARLAP, encoded by the coding sequence ATGGACCCGCGCTTTCGCGTCGAGCTGCTGGCCGCCACCCCCAGCCCCCAGCTGTGTGTGTATGCCGCCATGCACCAGGACTACAGCGAGGGCTTCGTGGCGGCCGAGCGCGCCGCCTGGCCCGATGAGGCGACAGCGGGCGAGATCTGCGTCAAGCGCCTGCTGGCCGGCGAGCGGGGGCACTACGGGCCGCTGGAGCACGCCCAGATCGTGCTCAACGTGGGCTGGTTTCCCCACTCGGTGATGCAGCAGGCCCGCACCCACCGGGTGGGCGTGAGTTTTGATGTGCAGTCGATGCGCTACACGGGCGATCGCATCACCAAGGCCGCCAGCGGCGAGCTCGACCTGGAAGAGGTGTTCTACCTGCGCCCGCTCGGCAACTACAGCGACCGTCAGGGCAAAAAATATGCCTACAGCACCGAACAGCGGGCCATCGACCTGGACCTCTGCCGCCGGGCTGCCGAGCGCTACGCCGAGCTGCTGGCGGCCGGCTTTGCCGAGGAGCATGCCCGCGGCATCCTGCCCTTCGACTACCGCCAGCACTTCGTGGTGAGTTTCACCCTGCGGGCGCTGCTGCACTTCCTTGATCTGCGGGCCAAACGCGATGCCCAGCAGGAGATCCGCTCCCTCTGCGATCTGATCTGGCCTCACCTGCAGCTGTGGGCCCCTCAGGTTGCCGAATGGTACGAGCTCAGCCGCCTGCACAAGGCCAGACTGGCCCCCTGA
- the dcd gene encoding dCTP deaminase: protein MLKNDRWIKQQASGGMLEPFQGTLVRHLDPAQASSPVLSFGCSSYGYDLRLSPQEFLIFRHVPGTVMNPKRFNPANLEPASLHEDADGRYFILPAHSYGLGVALEHLRVPPNITVICLGKSTYARLGIIVNTTPAEASWEGHLTLEFSNSSGADCRIYADEGICQLLFFEGDPCETTYGDRAGKYQHQPERVTLARV from the coding sequence ATGCTCAAGAACGACCGTTGGATCAAGCAGCAAGCGTCCGGCGGCATGCTGGAGCCCTTCCAGGGCACGCTGGTCCGCCACCTCGACCCCGCTCAGGCCAGCAGTCCGGTGCTCAGCTTCGGCTGCTCCTCCTACGGCTACGACCTGCGCCTCTCGCCCCAGGAATTCCTCATCTTCCGCCATGTGCCCGGAACGGTGATGAACCCCAAGCGCTTCAATCCTGCCAACCTGGAGCCCGCATCCCTGCACGAAGATGCGGATGGGCGGTATTTCATCCTGCCCGCCCATTCCTATGGCCTCGGGGTGGCTCTTGAGCACCTCAGGGTGCCGCCCAACATCACGGTGATCTGCCTGGGCAAGAGCACCTACGCCCGCCTGGGCATCATCGTCAACACCACTCCCGCCGAGGCCAGCTGGGAGGGCCACCTCACCCTGGAGTTCAGCAATTCCTCAGGGGCTGACTGCCGCATCTATGCCGATGAAGGCATCTGTCAGCTGCTCTTTTTTGAGGGTGATCCCTGTGAGACAACCTACGGCGACCGGGCAGGAAAGTATCAACACCAACCTGAACGCGTGACCCTGGCCAGGGTGTGA
- a CDS encoding cob(I)yrinic acid a,c-diamide adenosyltransferase: MAASLSSSPGSGVRLEVVGSAPAEAAVHTAHRPVAPVALPAAALPATVRPLRRLAQPEGMLQVHTAPFRGSVAAVLSLALRSAGLGSRVLVSQLLKGGVEQGLAASPWLCGRLQWLRPAVATCLAEPAPTHGGEILEAVQEVWAFSRQQLLHGSVDLMVLDELGLAVELGYLPLQEVLTTLELRPPHLDVILTGPSMAPELMALADQVTQLRRGC, from the coding sequence ATGGCCGCCAGTCTCTCGAGCAGCCCCGGTTCCGGAGTCCGGCTCGAGGTGGTGGGTTCCGCGCCTGCCGAGGCCGCTGTGCACACGGCCCATCGGCCCGTGGCCCCTGTGGCTCTGCCTGCGGCGGCCCTTCCGGCGACCGTGCGTCCGCTGCGCCGGCTGGCCCAGCCGGAGGGCATGCTCCAGGTCCACACCGCCCCGTTCCGGGGCAGTGTGGCGGCGGTGCTCAGCCTGGCCCTGCGCAGCGCTGGCCTCGGCAGCCGGGTGCTGGTGAGTCAGCTGCTCAAGGGTGGGGTGGAGCAGGGGCTTGCCGCCAGCCCCTGGCTCTGCGGCCGCCTCCAGTGGCTGCGGCCGGCCGTGGCCACCTGCCTGGCCGAACCGGCTCCAACCCATGGCGGCGAGATCCTGGAGGCAGTGCAGGAGGTCTGGGCCTTCAGTCGCCAGCAGCTGCTCCACGGCAGCGTCGACCTGATGGTGCTCGATGAACTCGGCCTCGCCGTGGAGCTGGGCTACCTGCCCCTCCAGGAGGTGCTCACCACCCTGGAGCTGCGGCCCCCCCACCTGGATGTCATTCTGACCGGACCCTCCATGGCACCTGAGCTGATGGCCCTGGCTGACCAGGTCACCCAGCTCCGCCGCGGCTGTTAG